In Deinococcus puniceus, one genomic interval encodes:
- the purF gene encoding amidophosphoribosyltransferase — MVGDNWTDSPDMDADFDPALDKPREECGVFGMYSPHALDLAWLTYLGIFALQHRGQEAAGMCVSDGDKFHVEKDLGLVTQVFDERRLERVRLPNARVSIGHVRYSTTGSNLRFNAQPLTTRTNKGILGLAHNGNFVNAREVRNQMLMEGALFATTNDSEVMLNLIARESHMDLVEATAGAMQQLKGGYACVLMSRTALIGFRDPNGVRPLVIGQRDDGAYVIASEPCALYTVGARLLRDVLPGELVWVDENGLHSLMVHPAAPTPCAFEWIYFARSDGELDGVDTYASRIRMGMQLAREHPVEADVVVPVPDSGIGAAIGYARESGLPFDYGLSKNPYAGRTFIAPTQEARDLKVRMKLSPTSAVRGKRVILVDDSIVRGTTSSLIVNLLRDAGATEVHFRVSSPPIKHPCFYGIDTAARKELVASTHSLEQIRQLIGADTLAFISERGLAEAVSGPGLCLACFNGEYPAGTPLLNDVDKLALEV, encoded by the coding sequence ATGGTGGGTGATAACTGGACAGACAGCCCAGACATGGACGCCGATTTCGACCCCGCCCTCGACAAGCCCCGCGAGGAATGCGGCGTGTTCGGCATGTACTCGCCGCACGCGCTTGATCTGGCTTGGCTCACCTACCTCGGTATTTTTGCCCTCCAGCACCGGGGGCAGGAAGCGGCAGGCATGTGCGTCAGCGACGGCGACAAGTTCCACGTGGAAAAAGACCTCGGACTGGTCACGCAGGTCTTCGACGAGCGGCGGCTGGAGCGGGTGCGCCTGCCCAACGCCCGCGTCAGCATCGGGCATGTGCGCTACAGCACCACTGGCAGCAACCTGCGCTTCAATGCTCAGCCCCTCACGACCCGCACCAACAAGGGCATTTTGGGCCTCGCGCACAACGGCAACTTCGTGAATGCCCGTGAAGTTCGCAACCAGATGCTGATGGAAGGCGCACTCTTCGCCACCACCAACGACTCTGAGGTGATGCTGAACCTGATTGCCCGCGAGTCGCACATGGACTTGGTGGAAGCCACCGCCGGAGCTATGCAGCAACTGAAGGGCGGTTATGCCTGCGTACTGATGAGCCGCACGGCCCTGATCGGATTCCGCGACCCCAACGGCGTGCGGCCCCTCGTGATCGGGCAGCGCGACGACGGCGCATACGTGATCGCCTCTGAACCCTGCGCCCTGTACACGGTGGGCGCGAGACTCTTGCGTGACGTGCTGCCCGGAGAACTGGTCTGGGTGGACGAAAACGGCCTGCATAGCCTGATGGTGCATCCCGCCGCCCCGACGCCCTGCGCCTTCGAGTGGATTTATTTTGCGCGCAGCGACGGAGAACTGGACGGCGTGGACACCTACGCCAGCCGCATTCGCATGGGCATGCAACTGGCCCGCGAACATCCCGTAGAGGCCGATGTGGTGGTGCCTGTGCCCGATTCCGGCATCGGCGCGGCCATCGGATACGCCCGTGAAAGTGGCCTGCCCTTCGACTACGGCCTGTCTAAGAATCCCTACGCGGGCCGCACCTTTATTGCGCCCACGCAGGAAGCCCGTGACCTGAAAGTGCGGATGAAGCTCTCGCCCACCAGTGCGGTGCGCGGCAAACGGGTGATTTTGGTAGATGACTCCATCGTGCGCGGCACCACGTCCAGCCTGATCGTGAACCTGCTGCGCGACGCCGGGGCCACCGAAGTGCATTTCCGGGTGTCCAGCCCGCCCATCAAGCACCCGTGTTTTTACGGGATCGACACCGCCGCCCGCAAAGAACTGGTGGCGAGCACGCACAGCTTGGAGCAAATCCGCCAACTGATCGGGGCCGATACGCTGGCCTTCAT
- the purL gene encoding phosphoribosylformylglycinamidine synthase subunit PurL, whose protein sequence is MTASAPSLRDRAATFGLSESEYDLLVDGIGREPNALEAAIVGAMWSEHCGYKNSRPLFSAFPTTGPQVLQGPGENAGVVDIGDGWGVAFKMESHNHPSAVEPVQGAATGVGGILRDIFAMGARPFAVLDSLRFGDPDSPRTRFLVNGVVDGIAHYGNAIGVPTVGGEVTFHPSYQENPLVNVMALGLLRHEDLAKGTMGEVGNRIVYVGSKTGRDGLGGAVFASADLSDASQADRPAVQVGDPFMEKLLLEATLDVINAGVVAGVQDMGAAGLVSSTCEMAYRAGLGITMDLDRVPTRESGMVPMELCLSESQERMILVPVPGREDEMHALLDKWELDVIDIGQVEAHDRYRLTWRGEVVCDLPVALLNEAPKYTREGVESEDIKAARERDLSGLPVPTDLGSVLLQLLAHPTIASKRPIYERFDHQVMTNTVVVPGVADAAVMRVKGSDKGVAATSDCNPRFVQLDPYTGAAAAVAEAARNLACVGATPLAITDNLNFGNPHRPEVYYQLQQAVQGIADACRALNTPVTGGNVSLYNQYVDQTTGRTVAIHPTPTIGMVGVLPDVNVRATLNLKAAGQTLYLLGEVGDSIGASQYLETVHGLEAGRVPALDLGLEARVIAGTLALIRTHLTDTAHDCAEGGLAVALAEMGMASDVGLQVTLPGTARADARLYGEAHSRVIVAVTDADATERTLTELNVPFTRLGLSGGDSVTISLPDQDLQLSVKLSELKAAYDAPLREILG, encoded by the coding sequence CGAAAGCGAATACGACCTGTTGGTAGATGGCATAGGCCGCGAGCCGAATGCTTTAGAGGCCGCTATCGTGGGCGCGATGTGGTCTGAACACTGCGGCTACAAGAACTCCCGGCCCCTGTTCAGCGCCTTCCCCACCACTGGGCCGCAGGTGTTGCAAGGCCCCGGCGAGAATGCGGGCGTAGTCGACATCGGCGACGGCTGGGGCGTGGCGTTCAAGATGGAATCTCATAACCACCCCAGCGCCGTAGAACCCGTGCAGGGCGCGGCAACGGGTGTAGGCGGCATCCTGCGCGACATCTTTGCGATGGGCGCTCGGCCCTTTGCGGTGCTGGACAGCCTGCGTTTTGGCGACCCCGACAGCCCCCGCACCCGCTTTCTGGTCAACGGCGTAGTCGACGGTATCGCGCACTACGGCAACGCGATTGGCGTGCCCACCGTGGGCGGCGAAGTCACCTTTCACCCCAGCTATCAGGAAAACCCGCTGGTGAACGTGATGGCCCTCGGCCTGCTGCGGCACGAAGATTTGGCAAAAGGCACCATGGGCGAAGTGGGCAACCGGATCGTGTACGTGGGCAGCAAAACTGGGCGCGACGGACTGGGCGGCGCGGTGTTCGCCTCTGCCGACCTGAGCGACGCCAGCCAAGCAGACCGTCCCGCCGTGCAGGTGGGCGACCCCTTCATGGAAAAACTGCTGCTGGAAGCCACGCTGGACGTGATCAACGCGGGCGTGGTAGCAGGCGTGCAGGATATGGGCGCGGCGGGCTTGGTGTCCAGCACGTGCGAGATGGCCTACCGCGCCGGACTGGGCATCACGATGGATTTAGACCGCGTGCCCACCCGCGAATCGGGCATGGTGCCGATGGAACTGTGCCTCTCGGAGTCTCAGGAGCGCATGATTCTGGTGCCTGTTCCGGGGCGAGAAGATGAGATGCACGCCCTGCTGGACAAGTGGGAACTGGACGTGATCGACATCGGGCAGGTGGAGGCCCATGACCGCTACCGCCTGACGTGGCGTGGCGAAGTGGTCTGTGATTTGCCCGTAGCTCTGCTGAACGAAGCCCCGAAATACACCCGCGAAGGCGTGGAATCTGAAGACATCAAGGCGGCCCGTGAGCGCGACCTGAGCGGCCTGCCCGTGCCCACCGACCTCGGAAGCGTGCTGCTGCAACTGCTGGCGCATCCGACCATTGCCAGCAAACGGCCCATCTACGAACGTTTCGACCATCAGGTGATGACCAATACGGTGGTGGTGCCCGGAGTCGCCGACGCCGCCGTGATGCGGGTAAAGGGGTCAGATAAGGGTGTGGCCGCCACCAGCGATTGCAACCCGCGTTTTGTGCAACTTGACCCCTATACCGGAGCCGCCGCCGCTGTGGCCGAAGCCGCCCGCAACCTCGCCTGCGTGGGCGCGACGCCGCTCGCCATCACCGACAACCTGAACTTTGGCAACCCGCACCGCCCCGAGGTGTATTACCAGCTTCAGCAGGCCGTGCAGGGCATCGCCGACGCCTGCCGCGCCCTGAATACTCCGGTCACGGGCGGCAACGTGAGCCTCTACAACCAGTACGTAGACCAAACCACAGGCCGCACGGTGGCAATTCACCCCACCCCCACGATTGGCATGGTGGGTGTGCTGCCTGATGTGAACGTGCGGGCCACGCTGAACCTCAAGGCGGCGGGGCAGACGTTGTACTTGTTAGGTGAGGTGGGCGATTCCATCGGAGCCAGCCAGTACCTTGAAACGGTGCATGGGCTGGAAGCGGGCCGCGTGCCTGCGTTAGACCTCGGTCTGGAGGCCCGCGTGATCGCCGGAACATTGGCCCTGATTCGCACCCACCTGACCGACACCGCGCACGACTGCGCCGAAGGTGGCCTAGCCGTCGCATTGGCCGAAATGGGCATGGCGAGTGACGTGGGGCTGCAAGTGACCCTGCCCGGAACCGCCCGCGCCGACGCCCGGCTGTACGGCGAAGCGCACAGCCGCGTCATCGTGGCCGTCACCGACGCGGACGCCACCGAGCGCACCCTGACGGAACTGAATGTGCCGTTTACCCGCCTCGGCCTCAGCGGCGGTGACAGCGTGACCATTTCGCTGCCCGACCAAGATTTACAGTTGAGCGTGAAGCTCTCGGAACTGAAAGCCGCCTACGACGCGCCCCTGCGGGAGATTTTGGGATGA